The Dehalococcoidia bacterium region CGGTTGGTGTAGACGAGGGTGTTATCCAAGCATACATTGAAAATCAGCGTAAAAAAGATGCAGGGCAAACGAAGTTTGAGATAGGTTAATACCCCGACCGTAAGGTCGGGGAAGTTTATTCCATGCATTTAACTGTGAACCCGACAATATAAAGCAATCCCCCGACCTCAAGGCCGGGGGATTTGAATTTGTTGTTTCTCTCAGGGAATTTACTTACTGCCACACAGGTGGTGCTTATTGACCGGCAAATTCGTCGTAAACGCCCATGTCATAGGCATTCGGCACGTCCCAGTCTTCAGGCGGCAAAAAGTATGGTATAAAGGCTGGCGTTGACACCGTTTGCTGCTGGTTTGCTAACAAAGTAGTTTTCATCTGGTTATAAAACGGCCAGAAATTCAATGGAACTTTACCTGTTCCATCGCAAACCGTGTCCTTAATATCTCCGCCTACCACTTTAGCGTTTACCTTAACTGTCGTTGGGTCGTCTACATTGGTTTGAAAATATACATTATATATCGCGGTAGTCTGCATATGTGCCGGTACGCTAACCCCTACATATTGGTTATTCAGGACTTTACCGGTTTTGTAGTCTACCAGTATCAGGCTGAGCTGCCCGCTGGCGTCCGTATCACCATTGTTTTGCAGCGTGAGAGTGACGTCAGTCGGGTATATGCGGTAAACACCGCAAAAAGCCAGATAAACCCCCGTGGCGGTAGCCTCGATATTAGTTATGCTAACAAATTTCATACCGTTGCTCGATATAATCCCTGTTCCTCCATCTATAGGACAGGGAGCCTTTATCAGAGAACTCAACAGTAACAACGGTACTACGGTAAAAAAGGCAATGAACTTCTTCTGCAGTCTGATTTTTTTAAATATGTTCATATCAATCCTCCTTTTGAGGAGTGTACTTAAATTATACTACAACTTTATAATAATATAATACATTATAACTTTCGTGTTGGCAGTGACCCAGGTTACTAATACTCAATCATCCATAATATATAACGCCAAAACCCCGTCCCGGTTATATCAAGGAGAGCCGCCCCCATAGTGGGGGCGGCTCTCCTTCTAGCTGCCTTTAAGGAGCCTGTAAGCTTACTTGGCGGCGAGTAAGGCGCGCTTGACTAAAGTCTGAGCTATCTGGACCTTGTACTTGTTCATAGCCAGAACTGTAGTGCCGGTGGTCGCAGCGGTGCCGGCCGCGGCAGCGGTAGTGGCATCAATGGCCTTACCCTTGATGGCATCCTGAGCCGCAGTGGCAACTTTGGGGGCGTTGTGAACGCCGCCCAGCACGATACTGGCAGCGGATACCGTGCCAGCGCTCTGGGTGACGACCACGGCCGCGCTTACCAGCGGAAAGTCGATGGCTTTCCTGAAGGCGAACTTCAGATAGGCACTCTTGGTGCCGGCGGCCGGGGTGGGTATCTGGATTTCGGTAACGATTTCGTCGGCATCGATCTGGTTAATTTGTTCGCCTTTGAAGGCTGTGGCACCGATGCCGAAGAAGTCGGCCGCTTTCCAGGTCTTCTTACTGGTGACGATACTGGCGTTCAGAGCCACCAGCGCGGAGGCCGTGTCTGAAGGACAGACGGCCACGCAGCCGCCGAGCGCGCCAAAAATGGAGTGGTAACGGTTGACGCCTACCAGCGCATAGCACAGGCCTGACGGGTTCTTTCTCAGGCAGTTGAAATCATTGAACTCGTTGCGGAAGTATATGCAGCGCGGTCGCTGGCAGATATTGCCGCCGATGGTGCCCATGTTCCTGATTTCGGGGCAGGCTGCAGCCTGAGCCGCCTGAGCCAATACGGTGTAGTTGGTTTTGACCACACTCGAGTTGGCTATGGTGGTGAGCGTGGTGAGGGCACCGATTTTGAGCAGGCCGCCTTCTTCCTTGATGTAAGACAGGTTGGGGATGGTCTTGATATTGACCAGGGTTTCAGGCGGATTAGGCGAAATCATGCCCTTCATGTAGGTGATGAGGTCGGTGCCTCCGGCAATAACCTGGGTCTTGCCCTTGGCCAGCGCTGCTGTAGCGTCTTGTATAGTTGCGGCATTAACGTGAGTGAATTTATTCATCTTCTTTCTCCTATGCCTTGCCCAGAGCTTTCAGTACTCTGTCCGGGTTGCAGGCGCCGTGGTCCGGGTCTACCCACTTGCCGGTGGCATTGTAGATGGCGGTGAGGATACAGGCATAACTGCCGACGACGGGTTCACCGATACCGTGGGCGCCATGCGGGGCACTGTAGTCATCGCCTTCAACAGGGTAAAGATTATAGCGGCTAGGGACGCAGTCCATGGTGGTGGGCAACTGGGACTCGGTGTACTGCGTGCCAATAACGGCGCCAGTAGCCGGGTCGTAAATATCGCCGTAGAAGAGAGCCTGGGCAACTTGGAGCTCGGTGCCGCTGCCCATCTGCAACATTACACCTTGATAGAATACGATACGGCCGGTGCCGACGGCATTCCAGTGCCCCAGGATTTCCACTTCGCCGGTTTCGGGGTCAACCGCCACTTCAGCCACTGAAGCGCAGGCGCTCTGGGCATTGACGGCTGTACCGACGGGCTTGCCATATAGCGGGCGCTGCAAACCACCCTTATTTATACCGGTGGTGTTCCCCGCGGCAGCCCAACCGTTACCAAACCCGGCAATCGGCGGGGTGCCGCTCATGGCCTGAGCGAAGGTGAGCGTCTTGGTGGGGTCTTTGGTGTAGGTGATGACGCTGTTTTTGGCCGTCAGGTCATCCACGGTGATGCCGGCTATATTGCTGAAACCGGTCTTGGTGATGGCAGCCGCAAAGACCCTGGCGCGCGCATCCCTAGCGGCCATAACGAAGGATGAGCCGGCGGCGCCAGTGAAGGCGGAACCGCCATTGTAACCGGAGTTTAGTGTCGCATCAGTCTCGCCCCATGCGCCCACCATGACATCATCGTACTTCAGCCCCAGTTCCTCGGCCACGAAATGACACATCTCGCTGGGCGCATTGTGAGGTCTACCGGATCCGCAATTTACCAGACAGGTGCCATCGGGCTGCATGAGGATGAGACCGGCCATACTGGCGCCGCTGACGCTGCCGTGACTATCTGTATGGCAGTGGATGCCGATACCGTGCAGGCGGCCATCGGGCAGCGTTTTGGTGCCGGGAGCATGCCATTTGGTGGTATATCCGCTTTGCGTGGCTACTGTCTCGAAGCACTCGTTGACTTCCTTGGAACCCCAGATTCTGAAGGGCGAGTCTTGGTCGGGCATATCGACCGGCATGAGATTCTTCTTGCGGAAATCGTACGGGTTCATACCCAGCTTTTCGGCCATTTTGTCGAAGGCTGTGCTCATGTTGACTGCCTGGGGCGGGTCGGACACGCAGCGCCAGGCGCCGCGGTCGGGCACGTTGACGTAAACGCCCTGTCCGCTCCAGTTAACGTTGGGAACCACCCAGGTCTTGGTGAAAACAGTACCGGCGCCGGCGCCAGTGCCGTTAGTGAAGTATTGCACATCGACGGCCGTCAGCGTGCCGTCCTTCTTGGCTCCCATTTTGTACACCGACCGGTGCTCGTGCTGGCGGATGTGGAACAGCATGTTGTGTTTTTTGGTCTCTCTGAAATAAACCGGAGTCCCGCCGACGGCCTTGGAACACAGGGCTGCCACGCCCGACTCCCACTGCGAGAGCCTGGCCCCATGCCCGCCGCCGGTGTAGCGCGCGTAGACATGCACTTTGTCCTGCGGCCATTTCAGGTAGTTGACAAGAGCGCCCTTAGTCCCGTGCAGGTTCTGTGTCGATTGGTAGGCGTAGCAATTGTCACCCACCCACCAGGCGAGGCCTTCGTAGGGTTCGATAGGGGCGTGCTGATGACTGGTGGTCCATGGCTGGGTCGTCTCGAGCGTTACCTCAGCAGCCTTGAAGCCATCAGTAACATTGCCGCGCACAAAGGTGGAGGTAGCGATATTGTTATCGGCGCGTTTACCGCTGAGCACGGAGTTGGGCTTCAGGCCTTCGTCGGCATCAACCACTGCTGGAAGTACGTCGTAGGTAACGGTGACGAGGTTGACAGCGCGCAGGGCGGTGTACCAGTCATCGGCCACGATAGCGGCTACCGCCTGCCCCCAGTAAAGGATGGTCGGACTGAATAGAGTCGGGGCCTCTTTGTAGGTAATGACAGCCTTGACTCCCGGTTCAGCCAGCGCCTTGCTGGAATCGATGCTCTTGATGGTGCCATGGGTAATGGTGGCGTGTTTGGGAGCTCCGTAAAGCTTTCCGCCCGGCATGTGGTCGCCAATCCAATCCGCATTACCGGTC contains the following coding sequences:
- a CDS encoding xanthine dehydrogenase family protein molybdopterin-binding subunit, which translates into the protein MAGPTLNVMGDKTTHDKSLQAILTGNADWIGDHMPGGKLYGAPKHATITHGTIKSIDSSKALAEPGVKAVITYKEAPTLFSPTILYWGQAVAAIVADDWYTALRAVNLVTVTYDVLPAVVDADEGLKPNSVLSGKRADNNIATSTFVRGNVTDGFKAAEVTLETTQPWTTSHQHAPIEPYEGLAWWVGDNCYAYQSTQNLHGTKGALVNYLKWPQDKVHVYARYTGGGHGARLSQWESGVAALCSKAVGGTPVYFRETKKHNMLFHIRQHEHRSVYKMGAKKDGTLTAVDVQYFTNGTGAGAGTVFTKTWVVPNVNWSGQGVYVNVPDRGAWRCVSDPPQAVNMSTAFDKMAEKLGMNPYDFRKKNLMPVDMPDQDSPFRIWGSKEVNECFETVATQSGYTTKWHAPGTKTLPDGRLHGIGIHCHTDSHGSVSGASMAGLILMQPDGTCLVNCGSGRPHNAPSEMCHFVAEELGLKYDDVMVGAWGETDATLNSGYNGGSAFTGAAGSSFVMAARDARARVFAAAITKTGFSNIAGITVDDLTAKNSVITYTKDPTKTLTFAQAMSGTPPIAGFGNGWAAAGNTTGINKGGLQRPLYGKPVGTAVNAQSACASVAEVAVDPETGEVEILGHWNAVGTGRIVFYQGVMLQMGSGTELQVAQALFYGDIYDPATGAVIGTQYTESQLPTTMDCVPSRYNLYPVEGDDYSAPHGAHGIGEPVVGSYACILTAIYNATGKWVDPDHGACNPDRVLKALGKA
- a CDS encoding molybdopterin dehydrogenase, with the translated sequence MNKFTHVNAATIQDATAALAKGKTQVIAGGTDLITYMKGMISPNPPETLVNIKTIPNLSYIKEEGGLLKIGALTTLTTIANSSVVKTNYTVLAQAAQAAACPEIRNMGTIGGNICQRPRCIYFRNEFNDFNCLRKNPSGLCYALVGVNRYHSIFGALGGCVAVCPSDTASALVALNASIVTSKKTWKAADFFGIGATAFKGEQINQIDADEIVTEIQIPTPAAGTKSAYLKFAFRKAIDFPLVSAAVVVTQSAGTVSAASIVLGGVHNAPKVATAAQDAIKGKAIDATTAAAAGTAATTGTTVLAMNKYKVQIAQTLVKRALLAAK